One window from the genome of Hippocampus zosterae strain Florida chromosome 7, ASM2543408v3, whole genome shotgun sequence encodes:
- the nkain1 gene encoding sodium/potassium-transporting ATPase subunit beta-1-interacting protein 1: MGKCDGRCTLLVICSLQLVAALQRQVFDFLGYQWAPILANFLHTMAVILGMFGTVQFRFRYLIFYAVWLVLWVGWNSFVICFYLEVGNLSQDRDFLMTFNTSLHRSWWMEHGPGCLVTPVLDSHLAPDDHHVITVSSCLLDYQYIEVLSSAIQVLLALFGFVYACYVSKVFQDDEDSFDFIGGFDSYGYQPPQKSSHLQLQPLYTAG, translated from the exons ATGGGGAAGTGCGACGGGAGATGCACGCTACTGGTCATATGCTCCCTGCAGCTG GTGGCCGCCCTCCAGAGGCAGGTGTTTGACTTTCTGGGCTACCAGTGGGCACCCATCCTGGCCAACTTCCTGCACACCATGGCCGTCATCCTGGGCATGTTCGGCACCGTGCAGTTCCGCTTCAGATACCTCATCTTT TATGCAGTGTGGCTGGTGCTGTGGGTGGGCTGGAACTCCTTCGTCATCTGCTTCTACCTGGAGGTGGGCAACCTGTCTCAG GACAGGGACTTTCTCATGACGTTCAACACATCGCTACACCGTTCCTGGTGGATGGAGCATGGTCCCGGTTGCTTGGTGACGCCGGTGTTGGATTCGCACTTGGCACCGGACGACCATCACGTCATCACCGTCTCCAGCTGCCTTTTGGACTATCAGTACATTGAAGTGCTGAGCTCGGCCATCCAGGTCCTGTTGGCC CTTTTTGGTTTTGTGTACGCATGCTACGTGAGCAAAGTCTTCCAGGATGACGAGGACAGCT TCGACTTCATTGGCGGTTTCGACTCATACGGTTACCAGCCTCCACAGAAGTCCTCGCACCTCCAACTGCAGCCTCTCTACAC GGCTGGCTAA
- the snrnp40 gene encoding U5 small nuclear ribonucleoprotein 40 kDa protein has product MIEPKKRVADMAVVPSASLKRPRTELVAAAQSQQLVAAGPPRSSSLQAPIMLMSGHEGEVYCCKFHPNGATLASSGFDRLILMWNVYGDCDNFATLKGHSGAVMELHYNTDGSLLFSASTDKTVGVWDSETGERIKRLKGHTSFVNTCYPARRGPQLVCTGSDDGTVKLWDVRKKGAIHTFQNTYQVLAVTFNDTSDQILSGGIDNDIKVWDLRQNKLMYNMHGHGDSVTGLSLSSEGSYLLSNSMDNTVRIWDVRPFAPKERCVKIFQGNVHNFEKNLLRCSWSTDGSKIAAGSADRFVYIWDTTSRRILYKLPGHAGSVNEVVFHPEEPVVLSGGSDKRLYMGEIQ; this is encoded by the exons ATGATTGAGCCAAAGAAGAGAGTGGCCGACATGGCGGTGGTGCCTTCTGCTTCCTTGAAAAGACCCCGGACGGAGCTGGTGGCGGCGGCCCAGTCTCAGCAGCTCGTGGCCGCG GGGCCCCCGAGGTCGTCTAGCCTGCAGGCCCCCATCATGTTAATGTCGGGCCACGAAGGCGAGGTGTATTGCTGCAAATTTCACCCCAACGGAGCCACCCTGGCATCGTCTGGCTTTGACAGGCTCATAT TGATGTGGAATGTGTATGGCGACTGCGACAACTTTGCAACGCTGAAGGGTCACAGCGGAGCAGTGATGGAGCTGCACTACAACACAGACGGAAG CCTGCTGTTCTCTGCGAGCACTGACAAGACGGTGGGCGTGTGGGACAGCGAGACGGGCGAGCGGATCAAGCGGCTGAAGGGCCACACCTCCTTCGTCAACACCTGCTACCCCGCCCGCAGGGGACCCCAACTCGTCTGCACCGGCAGCGACGACGGGACCGTCAAG TTGTGGGACGTGCGCAAGAAAGGCGCCATCCACACTTTCCAGAACACCTACCAGGTCCTCGCTGTCACCTTCAACGACACCAGTGACCAAATTCTGTCTGGAGGCATCGACAACGACATCAAG GTGTGGGACCTGAGACAGAACAAGCTGATGTACAACATGCACGGCCACGGTGATTCCGTGACCGGACTCAGTCTCAGTTCGGAGGGATCTTACCTTCTCTCAAACTCTATGGACAACACCG TGCGTATTTGGGACGTTCGACCTTTTGCACCCAAGGAAAGATGTGTGAAGATTTTCCAGGGCAACGTACACAACTTTGAAAAG AATCTGTTGAGGTGCTCGTGGTCCACTGACGGTAGCAAAATAGCCGCGGGATCAGCTGACAG ATTTGTGTACATTTGGGACACCACGTCACGCCGCATCCTCTACAAGCTGCCAGGACACGCCGGCTCGGTCAACGAGGTGGTCTTTCATCCCGAGGAGCCTGTCG TGCTCTCTGGTGGCAGCGATAAACGACTGTACATGGGAGAGATTCAGTAG
- the zcchc17 gene encoding nucleolar protein of 40 kDa, producing MSDNEPEPAGLEGLPPLYSICKGEVVSVQTYGAFVRLPGYKKEGLVHVSEMSATRVESAAEIVDVGEKVWIKVIGREINGEKIKLSFSMKAVNQGTGRDLDPNNVMAEQDARRRRQFRDHTGNRITLEAVLNTTCTKCGCKGHFTKDCFSAPGLQYALVPEEAEEEPQQQLQHPTAAAAQKEKDKKKKKKERKMKKRKRERKGSDSDDNTSDGSECKPKRRCRERDDAQKHKKKHKKHKSHKRS from the exons ATGTCCGACAATGAGCCGGAACCCGCGGGACTGGAAGGCCTCCCGCCGCTCTACAGCATTTGCAAGGGAGAAGTGGTCTCCGTGCAGACCTACGGAGCTTTTGTCCGCCTCCCGGGCTACAAAAAGGAAG GTCTCGTACACGTGAGTGAGATGTCAGCCACGCGTGTCGAGAGCGCGGCAGAAATTGTCGATGTTGGAGAGAAAGTATGGATTAAAGTCATCGGGAGGGAG ATAAATGGCGAGAAAATCAAGCTGTCCTTCTCAATGAAAGCCGTCAATCAGGGAACTGGCCGGGACTTGGACCCTAACAACGTTATGGCAGA GCAGGACGCCAGGCGGCGGAGGCAGTTCCGAGACCACACAGGCAACAGGATCACACTGGAGGCCGTGCTCAATACCACCTGCACGAAATGTGGCTGCAAAg gccaCTTCACAAAGGACTGCTTCTCTGCACCCGGTTTGCAGTACGCTCTTGTGCCTGAGGAGGCCGAGGAAGAGCCACAACAGCAGCTGCAGCATCCAACTGCAGCTGCAGCACAAAAAGAgaaagacaagaagaagaaaaagaag gagaggaagatgaagaagaggaagcgcgAGAGGAAAGGGTCAGACAGTGACGACAACACCAGCGACGGCAGCGAGTGCAAACCCAAGAGGAGATGTCGCGAGCGGGATGATGCCCAGAAGcacaagaaaaaacacaagaagCACAAATCGCATAAGCGCAGCTGA